The nucleotide window GCCTATTGCTGTTGATTCAAGGAAGATTGCGTAGGTTGAAGGCTCATTTCAGTTCTCTTCATCCTAACCTCTCTTCTATGAAAACACGCATATCCGACCGTGGGTCGGTATGGAGCACGGCAGCCTTACTGGCGGTGCTCGGCGGGTGCAGCCCCAAGGCCGCATCCGTTGTGAACACCCCCGCTCCAACGCCGGTAGCAGCCGCTGCTCCAGCGGCCCCGGCGGCATCTTCGTTCCAGATTCCGGTGGAGTACTACACCCTGCCCAACGGCCTGAAGGTAGTCCTCTCGCCCGACCACACCGCGCCCACGGCTACCGTGGCGGCCTACTATAACGTAGGCTTCCGCAACGAGCCCCGCGACCGGACCGGCTACGCGCACTTGTTTGAGCACCTCATGTTCCAGGGTTCCCAGAACCTGGGCAAGATGGAGTTCATCCAGCTGGTGCAGAAGAACGGCGGCACGCTCAACGGCTCTACCCGCTTCGACTTCACCAACTACTTCGAGATAGTGCCCGCGCATAAGCTCGAAACCATGCTCTGGGCCGAAGCCGACCGGATGCGCGGCCTTGCCATCAACCAGGCCAGCCTGACCAACCAGCAGGGCGTAGTGAAAAACGAGGTGCGGGTGAACGTGCTCAACCAGCCCTACGGCGGCTTTCCGTGGCTGGATATGCCCCAGTACGCCAACAAAAACTGGAACAACGCCCACAACTTCTACGGCGACCTGAAGGACCTGGACGCGGCTACCCTGCCCGACGCGCAGGCCTTCTTCAAAACCTACTACGCGCCCAACAACGCGGCCCTGGCCATTACGGGCGACTTTGAGCCCACCGAAGCCAAAGCCTGGATAGAGAAGTACTTCGCCAACATTCCGGCCGCTACCCAACCACCCAAGCCCGACATCACGGAGCCCCGCCAGGAAAAAGAGCAGCGCTTTACCAAGGACGACAAGCTGGCCACCAAGCCGGCCCTGGCCTTTGCCTACCACATGCCCGACCGCAACACGCCGGAGTACTACGCCCTCATCCTGCTCGACCAGATTATGCTACAGGGCAAGGACTCGCGCCTCTACCAGGCCATGGTGCAGAAGCGCGGCCTCACCGACAACGTGAGCGGGGGCATCAACTACCTCGGCAACGCCTTCAACTACTCCGGTCCTATGCTTTGGATGGGTGACCTGGTGTACGACAACACCGTGAAATCCGACTCCGTGGTAAGCGTGCTCGACCAGGAAATTGACCGCCTGGCCAAGGGCGGCATCGACCAGAATACCTTGGACCTGGCCGTAGTGAAGCTGCGCTCCAACCTATATGACCAGCTTGCCGGCTTTGGCCGGGCCGATATGCTGGCCTCGTTTGCCTTGTTCGACAACAACCCCGCCCGCATCAACGAGCTGGAAGCGGAGTTCCGCAAAGTAACGCCCGCCATCATGCAGCGCACCGTGCAGGAGTACCTGCGGCCTACCAACCGCACCCTGCTCATCGTCAACCCGCTGGCCAAAAGCTAACCTAACCACGCCATGAAAATCCTAGTAAACGGGCTGCTCTGCGTGGCCCTGGCTTCGGCCGCCGCTCCGGCCGCCCTGGCCCAGACGAAAGTCAAGGTGAAAACCAAAACCACGGGCGCGGCTCCCGCCAAACCGGCCGCTGCCGCAACTCCCGCGGCTGCGGCAGTACCCACCACGCCCCGCGAAACTCCGCCCGCCGGTGGCACCCCGCGCGACTTCACGCTGCCGGCCAAGGAAGAATTCACGCTTTCCAATGGGCTGAAGGCGAAGCTGGTGCCTTACGGCCAGGTGCCCAAAGTGACGATGATGGTGGCCATTCAGGCCGGCAACGTGCACGAGGAGGCCGGGCAGGTAGGCGTGGCTGATCTGCTGGGCAAGCTGCTCAGCGAAGGCACCGCCACGCTTTCGGCCCAGCAACTGGCCGACAAGGTAGCCCGCATGGGTGGCGACCTAAGCGTGTCGGTGGGCATGGACCAGACCCAGATTTATGCTTCCTGCCTGAGTGAGTTTGCCCCCGAGCTGTCGGCGGTGCTGGCCGATGTGGTGCTGCACCCCACGCTGCCGGAAAGCGAGTTTGCCCGCGTGAAAGCCGACTTTAAGCGTCAGATGTCCCTGGCCCGTGCCCAGCCCGGCACCCAGGCCCGCCAAAAGTTCACGGCTGCCCTCTACGGCACCCACCCCTACGGCCGGCCCATTCCTTCCGACGCCGAAATTGACGCCCTCACGCTGGCGCAGGTGAAAACCTTCTACCAGACGCAGTACGGCGCCCAGCGCACGGCCGTGTTCGTGGCCGGCAAGTTCGACAACGCCGCCGTGCGCGAGGCCATTACCAAGGCCTGGGTGAGCATGCCCAAAGGCCCGGCCCCGCACATCGAAATTGCCAAGTCCCAGACCCGTCCCGACATCACCACCCTAGACCGGCCCAACGCCCCGCAGTCGACCATCGTCATCGGTCTGCCCGTGGTTGACCCCTCGCATCCCGACTATACCAAGGTGCGGGTGATGAACTCCCTGCTGGGCGGCTCCTTTGGCTCGCGCATCACGCGCAACATCCGGGAAGACAAGGGCTACACCTACTCGCCCTACAGCTACCTCGAAACCCACTACCGCACCGGCAACTGGAGCCAGAACGCCGACGTGACCACCCAGGAAACCGGCAACTCGCTCAAGGAAATCGTGTATGAGATTGAGCGCCTGCAGAAAACTCCACCCACAACCGAGGAGCTGAAAGGCATCCAGAACTACGAGTCGGGCATGTTTGTGCTGCGCAACTCCACGCCCGGCGGCATCATCGGCCAGCTCAACACCCTGGAGCTGCACGGCCTGCCCGATTCTTACCTCACCGAGCAGGTGAAGAACATCAACGCCGTGACGCCCCAGCAAGTGAGCGAAACCGCCCGCAAGTACGTGCGTCCCGAGGCCATGACCATTGTGGTGGTAGGTGATAAGAAAATCATCGACCCGCAGATCAAGAAGTTCCAGGCTTCCCGCAAGAAGGCGCTGTAACCGGTTAGTTGATGTCAATAGAAAAGCCCGCACTGAGCTATCAGTGCGGGCTTGTTTTTTAGCCCGAAGTGCCCCAGCCCAGGTGGCAGACTTAGCCAGCAAAATTGGCGCGTCTGCCCGCCGACGGGTAGAAGTCAGTCTCCCGGGTGACGGCCGCGCCAGCGGCCATGCACTCTGCCCCGTCAACAGCCCCGCTTCCCCACGCGAGAAGCAGAGCATGTCTTTGTCAGCAGAATGTCTGGTAAAGACATGCGCCATGTCTGCCAACGACATTCGCCATGTCTGCCAACGTCATTCGAAATGTCTGGCAAGGATAATAGGCATGTCTGCCAACGACATTTCGACGGCAAAGCAATGATATATCTGCCTGGGAGGGGGCGTCCGGCTTGCGTACCCGAAGCTTACTCCCGAGCGTACAAGCTTCCTATGCCTGATTCTCTTACGTTTGTTGGCCTGCATTACTGGGCCGGTTCTGGCCGCGCCTTCCAACCCGTAGCCGATTTGCTGGCTCCTGACTACGCATTTCTGGCGCCCGACCTCGGTGGCTTTGGGGAAGCACCCATGTCGGCCGGTGGCTTTTCCGTGGATGCCTACGCCGATGAGGTAGCGGCCTTCATCCAGAAGCACGGCCTTTCGCGCTACGTGTTAGTAGGCCACAGCATGGGCGGCAAGATTGCGCTGGCACTGGCGGCCCGGCAGCCTCCCGGGCTGGCCGGCGTGGCGTTGCTTAGCCCTTCGCCACCCACCCCCGAGCCCATGACGGATGAAGACCGCGCCGCCAGCCTGCGGGCCTGGGGCAAGCTGGCGGAGGCCGAAAGCACTCTGCGCCGCATCACCGTCCGGGCGCTGCCCCGGCACTGGCATCAGCAGATTGTGGCCGACAACCTGCGCAGCAGCCGGGCTGCCTGGGACGCGTGGCTGCTGCACGGCAGCCGGGAAAACCTAACTGACCGGGTGTGTGCTATAGCGGTGGCCTGCACCATCCTGGCCGGCGACCAGGACGCCGTAATGTCGCCCTCCGTGCACGGCCTCGAAACCCTGCCGCTGCTGCCCGAAGGCACGCCGCTGGAAATTATCGGCGGGGCGGGTCACCTGCTGCCTTATGAGGCCCCGCAGGAAATAGCCCAGCTGCTGCGCAGCTTTGCTCTTCGGCTGTGAATATATAGCCCTGCAGCGCGGCCAAGGAAGTTCATCGGCCCGCGCAGGCAGCGTTGTTTAAAGGCACAAGCCACGTAAGTGTCCGTTAATTCGAGGTGCATGAAAGACCAGCTATATAGGTGAAATAGCAGCGGGAAAAGTCGAACTTCGTAGCCTATTTCCTTTCCCATGAAGCTTCCACTTTTCTGCGCGGCCCTGCTCACGCTTGGGTCGCTCAGCACCTGCCGCACCGCCCTGCCCACCGATACCTACGCCGCTCTGCCCACTTACGACGGCCCCGACCTGGGTTTGACCTTCGTACGCGGGCAGGCCCGCCTGCGGGTGTGGGCACCCACCGCCGAAAAGCTCCAGCTCAAGCTCTACGCCGAGGGCACCGGTGGCGCGCCGGTGGCTGAGTACCCCATGCAGAAAGCGGCCGGCGGCACCTGGACGTACACGCTGCCCGCGCAGCCGCCCGGTCGTTTCTACGTGGTACAGGCCACCATTCAGGGTCGTCAGCTGGCCGAGGTGCCCGACCCCTACGTGCACGCCGTGGGCCTGAACGGGCAGCGCGGCGCCCTGCTCGACCCTGCCACCGTGAGCCCCGCCGAGTGGGAAGACGACCTGCGTCCCAAGCTGCGCCAGCCTACCGACGTGGTGATTGGGGAAATGCACGTGCGCGACGTATCCATGCACCCGGAGTCGGGCCTGCGCAACAAGGGCAAATACTTGGCGCTGGCGGAGCTGGGCACCACCGGGCCCGGAGGGGTGAAAACCGGCCTCGACCACCTTTCGGAGCTGGGTATCACCCACCTGCACCTGCTGCCCACCAACGACTTTGCTTCCATCGACGAAAGCCAGCTGGCGGCCAACCGCTTTAACTGGGGCTACGACCCGCTGCACTACACCGTGCCCGAAGGCTCGTACTCCTCCGACCCCGCCGACCCCGTTGCCCGCATTCTGGAGCTGAAGCAAGTGGTGCAGAAGCTGCACCGCCGCGGCCTGCGCCTGGTGCTGGACGTGGTGTATAACCACACCGCCGATGCCGCCCGCTCATCCTTCGAGCAGCTGGTGCCCGGCTACTACTACCGCCACCGCGCCGATGGCTCTTTGTCCGACGCAGCGGCCTGCGGCAACGAGTGGCCTCCGAGCGGCCCATGGTGCGCAAGCTCATCGTGGAGTCGGTGGCGTACTGGGCGCGGCACTACCACGTGGATGGGTTTCGGTTTGACCTGATGGGCGTGCTGGATTTGCGCACCATGCGGTCCGTACGGGTGGCCCTGGATGAAATCGACCACTCCA belongs to Hymenobacter sp. J193 and includes:
- a CDS encoding alpha/beta fold hydrolase, which encodes MPDSLTFVGLHYWAGSGRAFQPVADLLAPDYAFLAPDLGGFGEAPMSAGGFSVDAYADEVAAFIQKHGLSRYVLVGHSMGGKIALALAARQPPGLAGVALLSPSPPTPEPMTDEDRAASLRAWGKLAEAESTLRRITVRALPRHWHQQIVADNLRSSRAAWDAWLLHGSRENLTDRVCAIAVACTILAGDQDAVMSPSVHGLETLPLLPEGTPLEIIGGAGHLLPYEAPQEIAQLLRSFALRL
- a CDS encoding pitrilysin family protein; amino-acid sequence: MKTRISDRGSVWSTAALLAVLGGCSPKAASVVNTPAPTPVAAAAPAAPAASSFQIPVEYYTLPNGLKVVLSPDHTAPTATVAAYYNVGFRNEPRDRTGYAHLFEHLMFQGSQNLGKMEFIQLVQKNGGTLNGSTRFDFTNYFEIVPAHKLETMLWAEADRMRGLAINQASLTNQQGVVKNEVRVNVLNQPYGGFPWLDMPQYANKNWNNAHNFYGDLKDLDAATLPDAQAFFKTYYAPNNAALAITGDFEPTEAKAWIEKYFANIPAATQPPKPDITEPRQEKEQRFTKDDKLATKPALAFAYHMPDRNTPEYYALILLDQIMLQGKDSRLYQAMVQKRGLTDNVSGGINYLGNAFNYSGPMLWMGDLVYDNTVKSDSVVSVLDQEIDRLAKGGIDQNTLDLAVVKLRSNLYDQLAGFGRADMLASFALFDNNPARINELEAEFRKVTPAIMQRTVQEYLRPTNRTLLIVNPLAKS
- a CDS encoding pitrilysin family protein, which encodes MKILVNGLLCVALASAAAPAALAQTKVKVKTKTTGAAPAKPAAAATPAAAAVPTTPRETPPAGGTPRDFTLPAKEEFTLSNGLKAKLVPYGQVPKVTMMVAIQAGNVHEEAGQVGVADLLGKLLSEGTATLSAQQLADKVARMGGDLSVSVGMDQTQIYASCLSEFAPELSAVLADVVLHPTLPESEFARVKADFKRQMSLARAQPGTQARQKFTAALYGTHPYGRPIPSDAEIDALTLAQVKTFYQTQYGAQRTAVFVAGKFDNAAVREAITKAWVSMPKGPAPHIEIAKSQTRPDITTLDRPNAPQSTIVIGLPVVDPSHPDYTKVRVMNSLLGGSFGSRITRNIREDKGYTYSPYSYLETHYRTGNWSQNADVTTQETGNSLKEIVYEIERLQKTPPTTEELKGIQNYESGMFVLRNSTPGGIIGQLNTLELHGLPDSYLTEQVKNINAVTPQQVSETARKYVRPEAMTIVVVGDKKIIDPQIKKFQASRKKAL
- a CDS encoding alpha-amylase family glycosyl hydrolase, which codes for MKLPLFCAALLTLGSLSTCRTALPTDTYAALPTYDGPDLGLTFVRGQARLRVWAPTAEKLQLKLYAEGTGGAPVAEYPMQKAAGGTWTYTLPAQPPGRFYVVQATIQGRQLAEVPDPYVHAVGLNGQRGALLDPATVSPAEWEDDLRPKLRQPTDVVIGEMHVRDVSMHPESGLRNKGKYLALAELGTTGPGGVKTGLDHLSELGITHLHLLPTNDFASIDESQLAANRFNWGYDPLHYTVPEGSYSSDPADPVARILELKQVVQKLHRRGLRLVLDVVYNHTADAARSSFEQLVPGYYYRHRADGSLSDAAACGNEWPPSGPWCASSSWSRWRTGRGTTTWMGFGLT